CTCGACCGGGGTGTTGTTTTCGGTGCCGGTGGCGATCGCCGAGAGTGACGCGGTGCGGGCTTGGTTGCAGGCGAAAGGTATCCGCAGTGTGGCGACAACGCCGTCGGCGACGCAGTTGCACACCGACGCCGATTTGACCGGATCCATGGCGATCGTGATGGGCAGCGAGCAATACGGCCTGAGCGACGACTGGCTGCGCGAAGCGGACGACCGCGTGCGCATTCCGATGGCGGGTCAGGCGGATTCGCTGAACGTGGCGATGGCGACGATCATCACGCTGTTCGAGGCGGTGCGGCAGCGAAACTAGGGAATTTTGAATGGTGAATAGTGAATGGTGAATGGTGAAACCCGGGCCACCTGCAGTCCTTTCACCATTCTCTATTCACCATTCTTCATTCTACGGATCAGTTCTTGGGTGCCTTCGGCCATGGTGATGGTGGGCTCGTAACCGAGGTCGCGCTTGGCGGCGGTGAGGTTGAACCAGTGGTCCTTGGCGAGTTCGGCGGCGATGAAACGGGTCATGGGCGGTTCGCCTTTGAGCGGGAGCAGGCGCCAGAGGGTTTCGCAGACGGCGCCGATGCGGGAGGCGGCGGCGAGGGAAATGCGCTTGGTGAGCGGCGGTTCGCCGAGGCCGGTGAGCAGCTCGTTGATCCAATCCCAGAGGTTCACCGGCTCGTCGTTGGTGATGAAATAAGCCCGCCCGGCCGCTGCCGGAAGTTCCTTATGCGCAAGGGTATCTGCGGAACCGTCACGTAATACGTGACAAGTGGAGAGGGCGGTTTCGGCGGCGAGGTGGGCGGCGGTGGCGTTGGTGATGTGCACCATGTCGACGCGGTTTTGGCCGGTGCCGACGATGCGCAGGCGGCCGGCGCGGGCGCGGGCGAGGATGCGCGGCACGAGGTGCGGGTCGCCGGGGCCCCAGATGAGGTGGGGGCGCAGGGCGGTGGTGAGAAAGCCGGGACGGTTGACCGCGAGCACGGCCTTTTCGGCGATGGCTTTCGTGAGCGGATAAGGGCTGGGGCAGTCGGTCGTGAGCGGCAGGGATTCGTCGGCGTCGGCGAGGTCGCGGCCGTTGTAGACGACGCTGGGCGTGCTGGTGTGGATGAAGCGTTGCACGCCGGCGGTCTGCGCGGCGGCGAGCAGAGTCTCGGTGGCGGTGACGTTGTCGCGGTAGAAGTCGTCATAGCGGCCCCAGACGCCGACGCGGGCGGCGACGTGGAAGACGGTCCCTACGCCTTCCACGGCGGCGGCGCAGGTGGTCGGGTCGTGCAGGGCGCCAGTGACGACGCGGATGCCGCGGGCGGTGAGCGCGGGGCGCGGCTGGCGCGAGACGACGGTCACGTTGCGACCGGCGGCGAGGAGTTGGTCGACGAGATGGGAGCCGAGGAAGCCGGTGCCGCCGGTGACGAGGACGGGAGTGGTGGGAGGTTCGGGTTGCGGGTTGGCCACGGAAGGACGGGGTGTCGGGCGTAAAGCCCGACCCACAGGGAGGGTTGGTCGTTTAGGGGGGGCCCGACGGTTTGGCCGTGGCGGCCCACTTGGCGAGGGTGAGGCGGTGGATTTTGGCGTTGTGGCGGACGTCGACGGGGAAGCCGGGGTGCAGGTAAAAGGCTTCGACGCGGGCGGCGTGGGGGTGATCGGCGGCGAGGGTGCGCAGTTCCGCGATGAGGGTGGTCGCGGCGGTGGGGTTTTGCAGGAGCTGCGGGTCGCGGGGCTCGATGACGAGGGCCGGGCGTTGCGTCGGGCGCTGGCCGAGCCCGACGAGGGCGGTGCGGCGGACGGCGGCGTGTTGGTTGAAGATGGGTTCGACTTGTTCGGTGAAGAGCGGGCCGGTGGCGGTTTCGACGCGCTCGGCGGCGCGGCCGCAGAACCAGAGGCGGCCGTAGTCGTCGAGGTAACCGCAGTCGCCCATGCGATGCCAGGCGGCGGCAGAGCCGCCGGAAATCCCAGGCTCTAAATGACTAAATCCTAAATCGGAGTTGGCGGGGATTTTCGCCCGCGCGGTGGCGTCGGGTAGGGCGTCGTAGGACTGGGTGACGGTGGGGCCGCGGACGATGATTTCGCCGATCTTGAGGGGCGGGAGGGTTTTGATCTCTGACTCGGTGGCGATGGGGTCGTCGGTGAGCGCGATGATTTTGACCTCGTTGGGCGCGATGATGTGGCCGACGCAGGTGCCGGCGCCGGTGCGGGTGGCGGCGGCGGTGTGTTCGATGACGGTGGTGGCGTCGATGGTGGCGACGGGCAGGGCTTCGGTGGCGCCGTAGGGGCTGTGGAGTTCGCCGTTGGTGAGGATGGGCCGCATGAGTTCCCAAAGGGCCGGGGGCACGGGGGCGCCGGCGGAGAGCACGCGCTTCATGGTGGGCAGGGTGAGGCGCTGAGCGTGGCAGTGGCGGGCGATCTTGTGCCAGAGGGTCGGGGAGCCGAAGGAGTTGGTGACCTGTTCCTGGGTGATGGCTTGGACGATCTTGGCGGGGTCGACGGCGGCGGGTTTGGAGGGGTCGATTTCGGGGACGACAGTGGTCATGCCCAGCGCGGGGTTGAAGAGCGCGAAGATGGGCAGCATGGGGAGGTCGACCTCGCCGGGGCGGATTTCGAAGGTGTGGCGGATGAGTTCCACCTGGGCGTTGAACATGCCGTGGGCGTAGCAGACGCCTTTGGGGGCGCCGGTGGAGCCGGAGGTGAAGAGGATGGCGGCGAGTTCGTCGGTGGTGGAGGCGGCGACGGCGAGTTTGCCGGTGTCGCCGCGGTTGGAGAGGCGGGCGGTGGTGTCGCCGCGGGCGGCGATGCGGATGCGGACGGATTTGAAGGCGCCGCGGAAGAGGTGGCTGAGCAGGCGGGCGAGCGGGATGCCGAGCAGGGCGCGGGGTTGGGTGCGGCGGACGCAGGCGAGGAAGCTTTTGCGCCCCATGCCGGGGTCGATGACGACGGGCACGGCGCCGTGGGCAAAGAGGGCGAAGACGCTGGCGATGAGGGGCAGGCCCTGGCGGACCATGACGAGGACGCGGTCGCCGCGTTGCACGCCGGCGTGGCGGAGGCGGTGTTGCCAGGCGGCGGCTTCGGCTTCGAGTTCGGCGAAGCTGAGGGTGAGGTAGTCGATGGCACCGTCGGCGGTGCGGCCGCGGGGGATCTTG
This portion of the Actomonas aquatica genome encodes:
- a CDS encoding NAD-dependent epimerase/dehydratase family protein: MANPQPEPPTTPVLVTGGTGFLGSHLVDQLLAAGRNVTVVSRQPRPALTARGIRVVTGALHDPTTCAAAVEGVGTVFHVAARVGVWGRYDDFYRDNVTATETLLAAAQTAGVQRFIHTSTPSVVYNGRDLADADESLPLTTDCPSPYPLTKAIAEKAVLAVNRPGFLTTALRPHLIWGPGDPHLVPRILARARAGRLRIVGTGQNRVDMVHITNATAAHLAAETALSTCHVLRDGSADTLAHKELPAAAGRAYFITNDEPVNLWDWINELLTGLGEPPLTKRISLAAASRIGAVCETLWRLLPLKGEPPMTRFIAAELAKDHWFNLTAAKRDLGYEPTITMAEGTQELIRRMKNGE
- a CDS encoding fatty acid CoA ligase family protein; this encodes MPTPPPPPADSANIARHLPRMAASQPHTPALKIPRGRTADGAIDYLTLSFAELEAEAAAWQHRLRHAGVQRGDRVLVMVRQGLPLIASVFALFAHGAVPVVIDPGMGRKSFLACVRRTQPRALLGIPLARLLSHLFRGAFKSVRIRIAARGDTTARLSNRGDTGKLAVAASTTDELAAILFTSGSTGAPKGVCYAHGMFNAQVELIRHTFEIRPGEVDLPMLPIFALFNPALGMTTVVPEIDPSKPAAVDPAKIVQAITQEQVTNSFGSPTLWHKIARHCHAQRLTLPTMKRVLSAGAPVPPALWELMRPILTNGELHSPYGATEALPVATIDATTVIEHTAAATRTGAGTCVGHIIAPNEVKIIALTDDPIATESEIKTLPPLKIGEIIVRGPTVTQSYDALPDATARAKIPANSDLGFSHLEPGISGGSAAAWHRMGDCGYLDDYGRLWFCGRAAERVETATGPLFTEQVEPIFNQHAAVRRTALVGLGQRPTQRPALVIEPRDPQLLQNPTAATTLIAELRTLAADHPHAARVEAFYLHPGFPVDVRHNAKIHRLTLAKWAATAKPSGPP